In Solanum pennellii chromosome 3, SPENNV200, a single window of DNA contains:
- the LOC107012200 gene encoding protein DEFECTIVE IN MERISTEM SILENCING 3-like isoform X2 produces MPKRLHFRSPIFTFLSELLHSSPLNGDTLTLLGISGDPTMDGGQRRMSIDNEKLPISPKALGVHDPSLNQGGQINSPIFAANRDPIQNGSAEAVICNSKKLEDAMQEFGLKIKHHEDNVKYLKAVKNELDDSILDIRVALGTTKSASETCSENKESSNGQNEEETIEQILSFDKSAAAICVQLQKRSGAQITQIPFMKDIIGIVALLGKVDDDNLSRSLSDYLGLETMLGVVCKARDGVKALETYDREGRINKSSGFHGLGASIGRPLDDRYLVICLEDLRPYAGKFIADDPQRRLDIKKPRYLNEETPPGFLGFAVNMINIDTANLYCVTSTGYGLRETLFYRLFSRLQVYKTRADMLQALPLIADGAISLDGGIIKSGGISSLGEREVKIKFPMSSGRPNVPENYYETEIRLKELQWKRARFVDDLQREQTLLDHAKFNFEIKKQDFVKFLARSSSYASAPQFPAGGERSTPIS; encoded by the exons ATGCCAAAACGCCTACATTTCCGAAGCCCTATATTCACTTTTCTGTCAGAACTCCTCCACTCTTCCCCCCTTAACGGCGATACTCTCACTCTTCTCGGAATCTCCGGCGACCCAACAATGGACGGCGGCCAACGGAGAATGTCCATAGACAATGAGAAG CTGCCAATCAGTCCTAAGGCATTAGGTGTGCATGATCCATCGCTCAATCAAGGAGGCCAGATTAATTCCCCCATTTTTGCTGCCAATCGTGATCCAATACAAAATGGATCTGCTGAGGCAGTCATCTGCAATTCCAAG AAACTTGAGGATGCAATGCAGGAGTTTGGTCTTAAAATTAAGCACCATGAAGATAATGTCAAATACTTGAAGGCTGTGAAGAACGAGTTGGATGATTCAATTTTGGATATACGAG TTGCTCTTGGTACGACTAAATCAGCAAGTGAAACTTGTTCTGAAAATAAGGAATCTTCCAATGGGCAGAATGAGGAGGAGACCATTGAAcaaatcttaagttttgatAAATCTGCAGCTGCCATCTGTGTCCAGCTGCAAAAGCGTAGTGGAGCTCAGATTACACAGATTCCATTTATGAAGGACATAATAGGAATTGTTGCTTTGCTTGGGAAGGTCGATGATGATAATCTCAGCAG ATCTCTCTCGGATTATCTTGGGCTCGAAACCATGTTAGGAGTTGTTTGCAAGGCGCGTGATGGAGTTAAAGCACTGGAAACATATGATAGGGAAGGTCGTATAAATAAAAGTTCTGGTTTTCATGGACTTGGAGCTTCAATTGGGAGACCCTTGGATGACAGATATCTCGTAATCTGTCTTGAGGACTTAAG ACCATACGCTGGTAAATTTATTGCTGATGACCCTCAGAGGAGGCTTGACATAAAGAAGCCAAGATACCTCAATGAGGAAACTCCTCCTGGTTTTCTTGGTTTTGCTGTCAATATGATCAATATCGACACTGCAAACTTATATTGTGTCACAAGCACTGGTTATGGCCTGAGAGAGACCCTCTTCTATAGACTCTTCTCACGTTTGCAAGTATACAAAACAAGGGCTGACATGCTGCAGGCACTACCTCTTATAGCTGATGGAGCCATATCGTTGGATGGTGGGATCATAAAGAGTGGTGGTATATCCTCCCTAGGCGAGAG GGAAGTCAAGATCAAATTTCCAATGAGTTCTGGAAGGCCGAATGTACCTGAAAACTATTATGAGACTGAGATCCGGTTGAAGGAGCTGCAGTGGAAAAGGGCAAGATTTGTGGATGATTTACAGAGAGAACAAACATTACTGGACCATGCAAAGTTCAACTTTGAAATAAAGAAACAAGACTTTGTCAAGTTTCTCGCACGAAGCTCATCCTATGCTTCAGCG CCTCAGTTTCCAGCAGGAGGGGAGCGGTCAACTCCGATATCATGA
- the LOC107012200 gene encoding protein DEFECTIVE IN MERISTEM SILENCING 3-like isoform X1, translating into MPKRLHFRSPIFTFLSELLHSSPLNGDTLTLLGISGDPTMDGGQRRMSIDNEKVQLPISPKALGVHDPSLNQGGQINSPIFAANRDPIQNGSAEAVICNSKKLEDAMQEFGLKIKHHEDNVKYLKAVKNELDDSILDIRVALGTTKSASETCSENKESSNGQNEEETIEQILSFDKSAAAICVQLQKRSGAQITQIPFMKDIIGIVALLGKVDDDNLSRSLSDYLGLETMLGVVCKARDGVKALETYDREGRINKSSGFHGLGASIGRPLDDRYLVICLEDLRPYAGKFIADDPQRRLDIKKPRYLNEETPPGFLGFAVNMINIDTANLYCVTSTGYGLRETLFYRLFSRLQVYKTRADMLQALPLIADGAISLDGGIIKSGGISSLGEREVKIKFPMSSGRPNVPENYYETEIRLKELQWKRARFVDDLQREQTLLDHAKFNFEIKKQDFVKFLARSSSYASAPQFPAGGERSTPIS; encoded by the exons ATGCCAAAACGCCTACATTTCCGAAGCCCTATATTCACTTTTCTGTCAGAACTCCTCCACTCTTCCCCCCTTAACGGCGATACTCTCACTCTTCTCGGAATCTCCGGCGACCCAACAATGGACGGCGGCCAACGGAGAATGTCCATAGACAATGAGAAGGTTCAG CTGCCAATCAGTCCTAAGGCATTAGGTGTGCATGATCCATCGCTCAATCAAGGAGGCCAGATTAATTCCCCCATTTTTGCTGCCAATCGTGATCCAATACAAAATGGATCTGCTGAGGCAGTCATCTGCAATTCCAAG AAACTTGAGGATGCAATGCAGGAGTTTGGTCTTAAAATTAAGCACCATGAAGATAATGTCAAATACTTGAAGGCTGTGAAGAACGAGTTGGATGATTCAATTTTGGATATACGAG TTGCTCTTGGTACGACTAAATCAGCAAGTGAAACTTGTTCTGAAAATAAGGAATCTTCCAATGGGCAGAATGAGGAGGAGACCATTGAAcaaatcttaagttttgatAAATCTGCAGCTGCCATCTGTGTCCAGCTGCAAAAGCGTAGTGGAGCTCAGATTACACAGATTCCATTTATGAAGGACATAATAGGAATTGTTGCTTTGCTTGGGAAGGTCGATGATGATAATCTCAGCAG ATCTCTCTCGGATTATCTTGGGCTCGAAACCATGTTAGGAGTTGTTTGCAAGGCGCGTGATGGAGTTAAAGCACTGGAAACATATGATAGGGAAGGTCGTATAAATAAAAGTTCTGGTTTTCATGGACTTGGAGCTTCAATTGGGAGACCCTTGGATGACAGATATCTCGTAATCTGTCTTGAGGACTTAAG ACCATACGCTGGTAAATTTATTGCTGATGACCCTCAGAGGAGGCTTGACATAAAGAAGCCAAGATACCTCAATGAGGAAACTCCTCCTGGTTTTCTTGGTTTTGCTGTCAATATGATCAATATCGACACTGCAAACTTATATTGTGTCACAAGCACTGGTTATGGCCTGAGAGAGACCCTCTTCTATAGACTCTTCTCACGTTTGCAAGTATACAAAACAAGGGCTGACATGCTGCAGGCACTACCTCTTATAGCTGATGGAGCCATATCGTTGGATGGTGGGATCATAAAGAGTGGTGGTATATCCTCCCTAGGCGAGAG GGAAGTCAAGATCAAATTTCCAATGAGTTCTGGAAGGCCGAATGTACCTGAAAACTATTATGAGACTGAGATCCGGTTGAAGGAGCTGCAGTGGAAAAGGGCAAGATTTGTGGATGATTTACAGAGAGAACAAACATTACTGGACCATGCAAAGTTCAACTTTGAAATAAAGAAACAAGACTTTGTCAAGTTTCTCGCACGAAGCTCATCCTATGCTTCAGCG CCTCAGTTTCCAGCAGGAGGGGAGCGGTCAACTCCGATATCATGA